A single region of the Chiloscyllium punctatum isolate Juve2018m chromosome 15, sChiPun1.3, whole genome shotgun sequence genome encodes:
- the LOC140486109 gene encoding uncharacterized protein, which translates to MAGGGNVTRGPPKNSKGHPDSSETESGDTQKEEQAGVEEAAASGETQQLILALAGQMEEMEEEVIKQAEESIPVKNRRRKSCQAPKAPQQKGKRQLHEGGTASSSEGEDGRKEGHHQQKKRQSAVSKEEGISSQPGNTGSPEVHPPPSENQEVPTGPQLQATEICDPLTVPLSDTELDREDPCLGSMTPERENDPSEGLDSYLSPAKVQQFLLTMGM; encoded by the coding sequence atggctggaggtggcaatgtgacccgtggacccccaaagaacAGTAAGGGCCACCCGGACAGCAGTGAAACGGAGTCTGGtgacacccagaaagaagaacaggctggagtggaggaggcggcagccagcggagagacacagcagctgatcctagctctagctgggcagatggaagaaatggaggaggaggtaatcaagcaggcagaggagtcgatacctgttaaaaacaggaggaggaaatcttgccaggctcccaaagccccccagcaaaaggggaaaagacagctgcacgagggagggacggccagctcttcggagggggaagatggacgcaaagaaggccatcaccaacagaagaagagacagagcgccgtcagtaaagaggagggcatttcctcccaaccaggaaacaccGGATCCCcagaagtccaccctccacccagtgagaaccaggaggtacccactggcccacaactacaggcaaccgagatctgtgatcctctgacagtcccactgtcagacacagaactggacagggaggacccttgccttggctcaatgacaccagagcgggaaaatgaccccagtgaggggctggatagctacctcagcccagcgaaggtccagcagttcctgcttaccatggggatgtag